Proteins encoded together in one Ptiloglossa arizonensis isolate GNS036 chromosome 9, iyPtiAriz1_principal, whole genome shotgun sequence window:
- the LOC143151486 gene encoding putative phospholipid-transporting ATPase IA isoform X6 translates to MQPTARGSPRVPSPGSLRPFTPPDLSSIPHMDDTPPQGSGIRSNSSSTSGRGNDGRQEQSGPYIIGSPIDLGGIDNVDNIGLRINPLSSGRGRTREHIELQEAGLAESSSEVGPIRAENGGSQGDDQRSSRQHENNEERVVFINAPHQPAKYKNNRITTAKYSFLSFIPMFLFEQFRRYSNCFFLFIALMQQIPDVSPTGRYTTLVPLIFILSVSALKEIIEDIKRHRADDEINMREVEVLRNSQWQWIQWRNVAVGDVVKVRNNNFFPADLILLSSSEPQGMSFIETANLDGETNLKVRQAHPDTASLLDTAELTNFHANIQCESPNRHLYEFNGVLRETNKQSVSLGPDQVLLRGAMLRNTRWVFGVVIYTGHDTKLMQNNTATAPLKRSTLDKLTNTQILMLFFILLLLCLLSAIFNVLWTRANRDGLWYLGLKEEMTKNFAFNLLTFIILFNNLIPISLQVTLEVVRFVQATFINMDIEMYHAETDTPAMARTSNLNEELGMVNYVFTDKTGTLTKNVMEFKRCSIGGKIYDLPNPLNDNEGGSNINSELVRDIVDGRAVQDFSRPGDKKIANHATVVHEFMILLSVCHTVIPEKIDDTIIYHAASPDERALVDGARKFNYVFDTRTPSYVEVVASGKRLKYEVLNVIEFTSARKRMSLIVKTPEGKIKLLCKGADSIIYERLCPAPVENSDPDQVSLDDFRDVTLEHLEMFATEGLRTLCFAVADIPDNFYQWWRETYHNATISMGNREKLIDNAANLIETKLRLLGATAIEDQLQDQVPETIQALLQADINVWVLTGDKQETAINIGYSCRLITHGMPLYIINESSLDKTREVIIQHCLDFGIDLKCQNEVALIIDGNTLEYALSCDIRMDFLDLCSSCKVVICCRVSPMQKAEVVDLITSNKKAVTLAIGDGANDVAMIQKAHIGVGISGVEGLQAACASDYSIAQFRFLKRLLFVHGSWNYSRMCKLILYSFYKNICLYVIELWFAISSGWSGQILFERWSIGLYNVVFTAAPPLAMGLFDKVCSAETHLAHPGLYATKNTGESSFNIKVFWIWIINALIHSSLLYWLSLMALKEDVIWGNGRDGGYIVLGNFVYTYVVVTVCGKAGLIINSWTWVTHLATWGSILLWFLFILIYSNFWPALNVGAVMLGNDRMLFSSPVFWLGLVLIPLAVLLLDVTVKAVKNTVWKSVTAAARENEIRKSDPGDIFNGHDYRSSLTETARLLKNVKSVFTRRSNAASRVNVEVELSPQTNRLRSFLLHTLRAADGFAFSQEEGGSVTQTDVIRAYDTNLPKPGGM, encoded by the exons ATGCAACCAACTGCCAGGGGGAGCCCCCGGGTTCCCAGTCCTGGCTCATTGCGTCCTTTCACACCTCCGGATCTCTCTTCCATACCTCACATGGACGATACACCCCCGCAAGGCAGCGGTATTCGTAGCAATTCCTCATCAACGAGCGGCCGTGGCAACGACGGGAGACAAGAGCAGTCCGGGCCTTACATCATCGGTAGTCCCATCGATCTCGGAGGTATCGATAACGTTGACAACATTGGCCTACGCATAAACCCTCTATCGAGCGGACGGGGAAGGACACGTGAGCACATCGAGTTGCAGGAGGCTGGGCTGGCTGAGTCGAGTTCCGAAG TTGGTCCAATAAGAGCGGAAAATGGCGGGTCTCAAGGTGACGATCAGCGCTCCTCACGTCAGCACGAAAACAATGAAGAAAGGGTGGTTTTTATTAATGCCCCGCATCAGCCCGCGAAATATAAAAACAATCGTATTACCACCGCGAAATACTCATTTCTTTCGTTCATACCTATGTTCCTTTTTGAACAATTTCGCCGGTACAGCAACTGCTTCTTCCTGTTCATTGCTCTTATGCAG CAAATACCAGATGTATCACCAACAGGACGATACACAACTTTAGTTccattaatatttattcttagCGTGTCTGCATTAAAAGAGATAATTGAAGATATT AAAAGACACAGGGCAGATGATGAAATAAATATGCGAGAAGTAGAGGTTTTGAGGAATAGTCAATGGCAGTGGATTCAGTGGCGAAATGTTGCTGTTGGTGATGTGGTTAAG GTCCGCAATAACAATTTCTTCCCTGCTGATTTGATCTTACTGTCATCATCGGAACCACAGGGTATGTCCTTTATAGAGACTGCCAATTTGGATGGAGAAACCAACTTGAAGGTTCGACAAGCCCATCCTGACACTGCCAGTCTCTTGGATACTGCAGAATTAACGAATTTTCATGCAAATATCCAGTGTGAATCACCAAACAGGCATCTATATGAATTTAATGGAGTGTTACGAGAAACTAATAAACA aAGCGTATCTTTAGGACCCGATCAAGTACTACTTCGTGGTGCAATGCTAAGAAATACACGTTGGGTGTTTGGTGTGGTAATCTATACAGGACATGACACTAAACTTATGCAGAACAATACTGCAACTGCACCTTTAAAAAGATCCACCTTAGACAAACTGACCAATACACAAATACTCATGCTATTCTTTATACTTCTTTTGCTGTGCCTTTTATCTGCGATATTTAATGTTTTATGGACAAGAGCTAACCGTGATGGATTATGGTATTTAGGTTTAAAAg agGAAATGACTAAGAACTTTGCTTTCAATCttttaacatttattattttatttaataatttaataccaATTTCATTGCAAGTCACATTAGAGGTTGTGAGATTTGTTCAGGCTACATTCATTAATATGGATATTGAAATGTATCATGCCGAAACAGATACTCCTGCAATGGCTCGTACAAGTAATCTTAACGAAGAACTTGGTATGGTTAATTATGTCTTCACTGACAAAACTGGAACACTTACAAAAAATGTAATGGAATTTAAACGATGTTCAATTGGTGGCAAGATATATGA TTTGCCAAATCCTTTAAATGATAATGAAGGTGGTAGTAATATTAACAGTGAATTAGTTAGAGACATTGTTGATGGAAGAGCAGTACAAGACTTTTCTCGTCCTGGTGATAAGAAAATTGCAAATCATGCAACAGTAGTGCATGAGTTTATGATTCTGCTTTCTGTGTGTCATACTGTTATTCCTGAAAAGATAGATGATACTATAATTTATCATGCTGCATCTCCag ATGAAAGAGCACTAGTAGATGGAGCACGTAAATTTAATTATGTGTTCGATACTAGAACGCCTAGTTATGTGGAAGTAGTAGCTTCGGGCAAAAGGCTTAAATATGAAGTATTGAATGTAATAGAATTTACATCAGCTAGAAAAAGAATGTCACTGATTGTAAAAACACCAGAAGGAAAAATCAAACTTCTTTGTAAAGGAGCAGATTCCATTATTTATGAAAGACTATGTCCAGCTCCTGTAGAAAATAGTGATCCGGATCAGGTCAGTTTGGACGATTTTCGAGATGTGACATTGGAACATTTAGAAATGTTTGCAACCGAAGGTTTAAGAACACTTTGTTTTGCTGTTGCCGATATACCTGATAATTTTTATCAA TGGTGGCGTGAAACTTATCATAATGCAACAATTAGTATGGGGAATCGTGAAAAACTGATCGATAACGCTGCAAATcttattgaaacaaaattaagaTTATTAGGAGCCACTGCTATAGAAGATCAATTACAGGATCAG GTACCAGAAACAATACAAGCTCTTTTACAAGCTGATATTAATGTGTGGGTACTAACTGGAGATAAACAGGAAACTGCCATTAATATTGGCTACTCTTGTAGATTGATTACCCATGGAATGCCATTGTATATTATTAACGAGTCatcgttggat aaaacaaGGGAAGTTATAATACAACACTGTCTTGATTTTGGGATTGATCTAAAATGTCAAAATGAAGTAGCTCTTATCATAGATGGAAATACATTAGAATATGCATTATCCTGTGATATTAGAATGGACTTTCTGGATTTATGTTCATCTTGCAAAGTTGTCATTTGTTGCAGAGTTTCGCCAATGCAGAAAGCTGAG GTGGTTGATTTAATTACAAGTAATAAGAAAGCTGTAACACTTGCAATTGGAGATGGCGCAAATGACGTAGCCATGATACAGAAAGCCCATATCGGTGTGG gaaTTTCTGGCGTTGAAGGTCTTCAAGCAGCTTGTGCTTCTGACTATTCTATAGCACAGTTTCGTTTTCTGAAACGTCTATTATTTGTTCATGGTTCTTGGAACTATAGTAGGAtgtgtaaattaatattatactcgttttacaaaaatatttgtctGTACGTCATTGAACTGTGGTTCGCTATTTCTTCCGGCTGGTCCGGACAAATTCTTTTTGAAAGATGGTCTATCGGTCTTTATAATGTT GTCTTCACAGCAGCACCTCCATTAGCTATGGGACTTTTTGATAAAGTGTGTTCCGCGGAAACTCATTTAGCTCATCCAGGATTATACGCTACTAAGAATACTGGAGAATCGTCATTTAATATTAAG GTATTTTGGATATGGATCATAAACGCTTTAATACATTCATCTTTACTCTATTGGTTATCACTAATGGCTCTAAAAGAGGACGTGATATGGGGAAACGGTAGAGATGGTGGTTACATTGTCTTGGGGAATTTTGTGTATACT TATGTTGTAGTAACGGTGTGTGGGAAGGCAGGATTAATAATAAACTCTTGGACGTGGGTTACTCATTTAGCAACATGGGGATCTATTTTGCTTtggtttttatttattcttatatatag TAATTTTTGGCCTGCATTAAATGTGGGTGCGGTAATGCTAGGCAATGATAGGATGCTGTTTTCTTCGCCTGTTTTTTGGCTGGGTTTGGTACTTATACCGTTAGCAGTATTGCTTCTGGATGTTACTGTCAAAGC AGTAAAGAATACAGTCTGGAAGTCTGTAACCGCGGCAGCTAGAGAAAATGAAATCAGAAAATCTGACCCTGGAGACATATTCAATGGTCATGACTATAGAAGCTC ATTGACGGAGACGGCACGGCTACTGAAAAACGTAAAAAGTGTTTTCACCAGGCGATCGAACGCCGCCTCCAGAGTTAATGTCGAGGTGGAGCTATCAC CTC AGACTAATCGGTTGCGCTCTTTCTTATTGCACACGCTGCGCGCTGCAGATGGATTTGCATTCTCTCAAGAGGAAGGAGGATCGGTGACCCAGACGGACGTGATCAGAGCCTACGACACAAATCTTCCGAAACCTGGCGGCATGTGA
- the LOC143151486 gene encoding putative phospholipid-transporting ATPase IA isoform X7, with protein sequence MEIASSKVIQWYNELRSRLHLYLHAQNLGPIRAENGGSQGDDQRSSRQHENNEERVVFINAPHQPAKYKNNRITTAKYSFLSFIPMFLFEQFRRYSNCFFLFIALMQQIPDVSPTGRYTTLVPLIFILSVSALKEIIEDIKRHRADDEINMREVEVLRNSQWQWIQWRNVAVGDVVKVRNNNFFPADLILLSSSEPQGMSFIETANLDGETNLKVRQAHPDTASLLDTAELTNFHANIQCESPNRHLYEFNGVLRETNKQSVSLGPDQVLLRGAMLRNTRWVFGVVIYTGHDTKLMQNNTATAPLKRSTLDKLTNTQILMLFFILLLLCLLSAIFNVLWTRANRDGLWYLGLKEEMTKNFAFNLLTFIILFNNLIPISLQVTLEVVRFVQATFINMDIEMYHAETDTPAMARTSNLNEELGMVNYVFTDKTGTLTKNVMEFKRCSIGGKIYDLPNPLNDNEGGSNINSELVRDIVDGRAVQDFSRPGDKKIANHATVVHEFMILLSVCHTVIPEKIDDTIIYHAASPDERALVDGARKFNYVFDTRTPSYVEVVASGKRLKYEVLNVIEFTSARKRMSLIVKTPEGKIKLLCKGADSIIYERLCPAPVENSDPDQVSLDDFRDVTLEHLEMFATEGLRTLCFAVADIPDNFYQWWRETYHNATISMGNREKLIDNAANLIETKLRLLGATAIEDQLQDQVPETIQALLQADINVWVLTGDKQETAINIGYSCRLITHGMPLYIINESSLDKTREVIIQHCLDFGIDLKCQNEVALIIDGNTLEYALSCDIRMDFLDLCSSCKVVICCRVSPMQKAEVVDLITSNKKAVTLAIGDGANDVAMIQKAHIGVGISGVEGLQAACASDYSIAQFRFLKRLLFVHGSWNYSRMCKLILYSFYKNICLYVIELWFAISSGWSGQILFERWSIGLYNVVFTAAPPLAMGLFDKVCSAETHLAHPGLYATKNTGESSFNIKVFWIWIINALIHSSLLYWLSLMALKEDVIWGNGRDGGYIVLGNFVYTYVVVTVCGKAGLIINSWTWVTHLATWGSILLWFLFILIYSNFWPALNVGAVMLGNDRMLFSSPVFWLGLVLIPLAVLLLDVTVKAVKNTVWKSVTAAARENEIRKSDPGDIFNGHDYRSSLTETARLLKNVKSVFTRRSNAASRVNVEVELSQTNRLRSFLLHTLRAADGFAFSQEEGGSVTQTDVIRAYDTNLPKPGGM encoded by the exons ATGGAAATAGCGAGTTCTAAAGTGATACAATGGTACAACGAACTCAGATCCCGGCTTCATCTTTATTTACACGCTCAAAATC TTGGTCCAATAAGAGCGGAAAATGGCGGGTCTCAAGGTGACGATCAGCGCTCCTCACGTCAGCACGAAAACAATGAAGAAAGGGTGGTTTTTATTAATGCCCCGCATCAGCCCGCGAAATATAAAAACAATCGTATTACCACCGCGAAATACTCATTTCTTTCGTTCATACCTATGTTCCTTTTTGAACAATTTCGCCGGTACAGCAACTGCTTCTTCCTGTTCATTGCTCTTATGCAG CAAATACCAGATGTATCACCAACAGGACGATACACAACTTTAGTTccattaatatttattcttagCGTGTCTGCATTAAAAGAGATAATTGAAGATATT AAAAGACACAGGGCAGATGATGAAATAAATATGCGAGAAGTAGAGGTTTTGAGGAATAGTCAATGGCAGTGGATTCAGTGGCGAAATGTTGCTGTTGGTGATGTGGTTAAG GTCCGCAATAACAATTTCTTCCCTGCTGATTTGATCTTACTGTCATCATCGGAACCACAGGGTATGTCCTTTATAGAGACTGCCAATTTGGATGGAGAAACCAACTTGAAGGTTCGACAAGCCCATCCTGACACTGCCAGTCTCTTGGATACTGCAGAATTAACGAATTTTCATGCAAATATCCAGTGTGAATCACCAAACAGGCATCTATATGAATTTAATGGAGTGTTACGAGAAACTAATAAACA aAGCGTATCTTTAGGACCCGATCAAGTACTACTTCGTGGTGCAATGCTAAGAAATACACGTTGGGTGTTTGGTGTGGTAATCTATACAGGACATGACACTAAACTTATGCAGAACAATACTGCAACTGCACCTTTAAAAAGATCCACCTTAGACAAACTGACCAATACACAAATACTCATGCTATTCTTTATACTTCTTTTGCTGTGCCTTTTATCTGCGATATTTAATGTTTTATGGACAAGAGCTAACCGTGATGGATTATGGTATTTAGGTTTAAAAg agGAAATGACTAAGAACTTTGCTTTCAATCttttaacatttattattttatttaataatttaataccaATTTCATTGCAAGTCACATTAGAGGTTGTGAGATTTGTTCAGGCTACATTCATTAATATGGATATTGAAATGTATCATGCCGAAACAGATACTCCTGCAATGGCTCGTACAAGTAATCTTAACGAAGAACTTGGTATGGTTAATTATGTCTTCACTGACAAAACTGGAACACTTACAAAAAATGTAATGGAATTTAAACGATGTTCAATTGGTGGCAAGATATATGA TTTGCCAAATCCTTTAAATGATAATGAAGGTGGTAGTAATATTAACAGTGAATTAGTTAGAGACATTGTTGATGGAAGAGCAGTACAAGACTTTTCTCGTCCTGGTGATAAGAAAATTGCAAATCATGCAACAGTAGTGCATGAGTTTATGATTCTGCTTTCTGTGTGTCATACTGTTATTCCTGAAAAGATAGATGATACTATAATTTATCATGCTGCATCTCCag ATGAAAGAGCACTAGTAGATGGAGCACGTAAATTTAATTATGTGTTCGATACTAGAACGCCTAGTTATGTGGAAGTAGTAGCTTCGGGCAAAAGGCTTAAATATGAAGTATTGAATGTAATAGAATTTACATCAGCTAGAAAAAGAATGTCACTGATTGTAAAAACACCAGAAGGAAAAATCAAACTTCTTTGTAAAGGAGCAGATTCCATTATTTATGAAAGACTATGTCCAGCTCCTGTAGAAAATAGTGATCCGGATCAGGTCAGTTTGGACGATTTTCGAGATGTGACATTGGAACATTTAGAAATGTTTGCAACCGAAGGTTTAAGAACACTTTGTTTTGCTGTTGCCGATATACCTGATAATTTTTATCAA TGGTGGCGTGAAACTTATCATAATGCAACAATTAGTATGGGGAATCGTGAAAAACTGATCGATAACGCTGCAAATcttattgaaacaaaattaagaTTATTAGGAGCCACTGCTATAGAAGATCAATTACAGGATCAG GTACCAGAAACAATACAAGCTCTTTTACAAGCTGATATTAATGTGTGGGTACTAACTGGAGATAAACAGGAAACTGCCATTAATATTGGCTACTCTTGTAGATTGATTACCCATGGAATGCCATTGTATATTATTAACGAGTCatcgttggat aaaacaaGGGAAGTTATAATACAACACTGTCTTGATTTTGGGATTGATCTAAAATGTCAAAATGAAGTAGCTCTTATCATAGATGGAAATACATTAGAATATGCATTATCCTGTGATATTAGAATGGACTTTCTGGATTTATGTTCATCTTGCAAAGTTGTCATTTGTTGCAGAGTTTCGCCAATGCAGAAAGCTGAG GTGGTTGATTTAATTACAAGTAATAAGAAAGCTGTAACACTTGCAATTGGAGATGGCGCAAATGACGTAGCCATGATACAGAAAGCCCATATCGGTGTGG gaaTTTCTGGCGTTGAAGGTCTTCAAGCAGCTTGTGCTTCTGACTATTCTATAGCACAGTTTCGTTTTCTGAAACGTCTATTATTTGTTCATGGTTCTTGGAACTATAGTAGGAtgtgtaaattaatattatactcgttttacaaaaatatttgtctGTACGTCATTGAACTGTGGTTCGCTATTTCTTCCGGCTGGTCCGGACAAATTCTTTTTGAAAGATGGTCTATCGGTCTTTATAATGTT GTCTTCACAGCAGCACCTCCATTAGCTATGGGACTTTTTGATAAAGTGTGTTCCGCGGAAACTCATTTAGCTCATCCAGGATTATACGCTACTAAGAATACTGGAGAATCGTCATTTAATATTAAG GTATTTTGGATATGGATCATAAACGCTTTAATACATTCATCTTTACTCTATTGGTTATCACTAATGGCTCTAAAAGAGGACGTGATATGGGGAAACGGTAGAGATGGTGGTTACATTGTCTTGGGGAATTTTGTGTATACT TATGTTGTAGTAACGGTGTGTGGGAAGGCAGGATTAATAATAAACTCTTGGACGTGGGTTACTCATTTAGCAACATGGGGATCTATTTTGCTTtggtttttatttattcttatatatag TAATTTTTGGCCTGCATTAAATGTGGGTGCGGTAATGCTAGGCAATGATAGGATGCTGTTTTCTTCGCCTGTTTTTTGGCTGGGTTTGGTACTTATACCGTTAGCAGTATTGCTTCTGGATGTTACTGTCAAAGC AGTAAAGAATACAGTCTGGAAGTCTGTAACCGCGGCAGCTAGAGAAAATGAAATCAGAAAATCTGACCCTGGAGACATATTCAATGGTCATGACTATAGAAGCTC ATTGACGGAGACGGCACGGCTACTGAAAAACGTAAAAAGTGTTTTCACCAGGCGATCGAACGCCGCCTCCAGAGTTAATGTCGAGGTGGAGCTATCAC AGACTAATCGGTTGCGCTCTTTCTTATTGCACACGCTGCGCGCTGCAGATGGATTTGCATTCTCTCAAGAGGAAGGAGGATCGGTGACCCAGACGGACGTGATCAGAGCCTACGACACAAATCTTCCGAAACCTGGCGGCATGTGA